The Solibacillus sp. FSL R7-0682 genome includes a window with the following:
- the sleB gene encoding spore cortex-lytic enzyme, translating into MLLKKRSEKTLKKIVLSVLILSLSFSINASAFSNQEVQRGAFGDDVIELQARLQYLGFYHGTIDGKFGYGTYWALRNFQEQYGLPVDGIAGKTTKQKLVNNSDFDKAYVHKQIESGNRFTYYGGMPLEQQVKKGGGGGGGGTGSNSTTSIQLPPNYTEQDLQLMANAVYGEARGEPYEGQVAVAAVILNRLESPEFPDSISEIIFQPLAFTAVADGQIWLKPNERAKQAVLDAINGWDPSENALYYFNPVTATSKWIWSRPQIKQIGEHIFCL; encoded by the coding sequence ATGCTACTGAAAAAAAGGAGTGAAAAAACTTTGAAAAAAATAGTGCTTTCCGTTTTAATACTGTCATTAAGTTTTTCAATAAACGCATCAGCATTTTCGAATCAAGAAGTGCAACGTGGTGCATTTGGTGATGATGTTATTGAATTACAGGCACGATTACAATACTTAGGCTTTTATCATGGGACAATTGATGGAAAATTTGGCTATGGTACCTATTGGGCATTACGCAATTTTCAAGAGCAATACGGTCTACCAGTTGACGGAATTGCAGGAAAAACTACAAAGCAGAAACTCGTTAATAATTCCGATTTTGATAAAGCATATGTGCACAAGCAAATTGAGTCTGGCAACCGATTTACGTACTATGGTGGAATGCCGCTTGAGCAGCAAGTGAAAAAAGGAGGCGGTGGAGGTGGAGGTGGAACTGGTTCTAATTCAACGACTTCAATACAACTTCCACCAAACTATACGGAGCAGGATTTACAGTTAATGGCTAATGCAGTTTATGGGGAAGCGCGTGGTGAGCCATATGAAGGACAAGTCGCTGTAGCAGCGGTAATTTTGAATCGATTAGAATCCCCAGAATTTCCTGATAGTATTTCAGAAATCATATTCCAACCACTTGCATTCACTGCAGTAGCAGATGGTCAAATTTGGTTGAAACCAAATGAACGTGCAAAACAAGCTGTTTTAGATGCAATTAACGGATGGGATCCTTCTGAAAATGCACTCTATTACTTTAATCCAGTAACAGCAACAAGTAAATGGATTTGGTCAAGACCACAAATCAAACAAATTGGCGAGCATATTTTTTGCTTGTAA
- the prsW gene encoding glutamic-type intramembrane protease PrsW, translating into MFILLSAAIAPGLALLSYFYLRNQMDTEPRRTLLHSFLYGGIVTFPVLFIQFILEEEQTFTNPFLINVTFTSILEEFVKWLIILAIILNHVEFDDPYDGVLYGAAVSLGFATVENVIYLLSFGIDQAFMRALLPVSSHALFGVVMGFYYGKGKFSTESIQKKYIALALFAPMGLHFMYNSILMLEEYFLYVMLPFMFFLWWFALRKVKLAHEHLVEHLSRQQN; encoded by the coding sequence ATGTTCATACTATTATCAGCAGCCATTGCGCCGGGTTTAGCCCTTTTAAGCTATTTTTATTTACGCAATCAAATGGATACAGAGCCTAGAAGAACATTGTTACATTCCTTTCTTTATGGTGGCATTGTTACATTTCCGGTGTTATTCATCCAATTTATTTTAGAAGAAGAGCAAACCTTTACGAATCCATTTTTAATAAATGTTACCTTTACAAGCATACTAGAGGAATTTGTAAAGTGGCTAATTATATTGGCGATTATTTTAAATCATGTAGAATTTGATGATCCATATGATGGCGTTTTGTATGGAGCAGCAGTTTCGTTAGGCTTTGCGACAGTTGAAAATGTCATTTATTTATTGTCATTTGGAATTGATCAAGCATTTATGCGTGCTTTATTACCTGTTTCAAGTCATGCTTTATTTGGTGTTGTAATGGGCTTTTATTATGGAAAAGGTAAATTTTCTACAGAGAGTATTCAAAAAAAATATATTGCATTAGCCCTTTTTGCGCCAATGGGCTTACATTTTATGTATAATTCAATTTTAATGCTGGAAGAATATTTTTTGTATGTCATGTTACCGTTTATGTTTTTCTTATGGTGGTTTGCGCTAAGAAAAGTGAAGTTAGCACATGAACATTTAGTAGAACATTTATCTCGTCAACAAAATTAA